One Actinomycetota bacterium DNA segment encodes these proteins:
- a CDS encoding NAD-dependent epimerase/dehydratase family protein produces the protein MPSYLDKYTGRKALVTGGQGFIGSNVTAALVAMGADVTVTDALEGDRWRGLLTDGGNFRFKKADMTDAAAMAGLVKGQDYVFSLAGLSGAGASNAAPLEHMRVNCGGQLTVLEACRAADSDVRVFFPSSQLVYGPADGEPVKETHATEPISIYGIHKLAVEKYFHLYHDLYGLSTSVLRIPNPYGPGHKVGLTYGIVNFFITELLAGKTIKVFGDGSQIRDYIYISDLVDAILMTAAADGSAGRVFNTGGPEPARFGDMAKMVFDLVGSGNLEYAPWPPDADKTEVGDIFLDKTEIETVIGWRPKTALTDGLKRTVEFYRSFLGRASA, from the coding sequence ATGCCGTCATACCTCGATAAATACACCGGCCGGAAGGCGCTCGTTACGGGCGGGCAGGGATTCATCGGCAGCAACGTAACGGCCGCCTTAGTCGCCATGGGCGCCGACGTCACGGTAACCGACGCTTTAGAAGGCGACCGCTGGCGCGGCCTGCTAACCGACGGCGGAAACTTCCGGTTTAAAAAGGCCGACATGACCGACGCCGCGGCGATGGCCGGATTGGTCAAGGGCCAGGATTACGTTTTCAGCCTGGCCGGTTTGTCGGGCGCCGGGGCCAGCAACGCGGCGCCTTTGGAACATATGCGCGTTAACTGTGGCGGCCAGCTGACTGTTCTGGAAGCGTGCCGGGCCGCCGATAGCGACGTTAGGGTGTTCTTTCCCAGTTCGCAGCTGGTCTACGGACCAGCGGACGGCGAGCCGGTCAAGGAAACGCACGCCACCGAGCCCATCTCGATCTACGGTATACACAAACTGGCTGTTGAGAAATATTTTCATCTCTATCACGATCTTTACGGCTTGAGTACTTCGGTCTTGCGGATTCCCAACCCCTACGGACCCGGTCACAAAGTTGGACTGACCTACGGCATCGTGAATTTCTTTATCACCGAACTCCTGGCCGGCAAAACGATCAAGGTCTTCGGTGATGGTTCCCAGATCAGGGATTACATATATATTAGCGACCTGGTCGACGCCATTCTTATGACCGCCGCCGCCGATGGCTCGGCCGGCCGCGTCTTCAATACGGGCGGACCCGAACCCGCACGCTTCGGGGACATGGCCAAGATGGTCTTTGACCTGGTCGGCTCGGGCAACCTGGAATACGCGCCGTGGCCGCCTGACGCGGACAAGACCGAGGTCGGCGACATATTTCTGGACAAGACCGAGATAGAAACGGTCATCGGCTGGCGGCCTAAGACCGCGCTGACGGACGGTCTTAAACGGACGGTCGAGTTCTACCGGTCATTCTTAGGGCGAGCAAGCGCGTGA
- a CDS encoding glycosyltransferase family 4 protein: MGNPENGIGYLIGRAISSLRDGGIGGLFDAMVRFFRNLPNRVTPIDEHQGFVAEVDLTSPTKLMPPRRDIDYDNLVLNWVIPDFNIGSGGHLNIFRTISYLESFGHTNRIFIYQPVNHFHGDKANASINKHFAKVSAEVAIGVDGMPDSDAVIATSWQTAYPVYKVANTRRKMYFIQDLETLFYPASAQERFAENTYMFGFDCITAGPWLAKIMREKYHERADYFDFAYNPDIYYPMNLPRQKKIVFYARQVTPRRGYELGVIALKLVKERHPEYEFDFVGWPHASKLTFPYRNLGILSQDKLAELYNEATLGFVISLTNPSLVNKEMMACGLPVVDIKVDSTDGFFGEGTILLAEPDPINLANAICSLIEDESRRDELAARALEYLVDYNWEKSAREVEAIIRRNLGDKNAVIPR, translated from the coding sequence ATGGGTAATCCGGAGAACGGCATCGGATACTTGATAGGCAGGGCGATAAGCTCTTTGCGGGACGGCGGCATCGGTGGCTTGTTCGACGCTATGGTGAGGTTCTTCAGGAACCTGCCCAACCGGGTGACTCCGATCGACGAGCATCAGGGGTTTGTCGCGGAAGTCGACTTGACCTCTCCGACTAAACTTATGCCGCCGCGGCGGGACATCGACTACGACAACTTGGTTCTGAACTGGGTTATTCCCGACTTTAATATCGGGAGCGGCGGCCACCTGAATATCTTCCGGACGATTTCTTATCTGGAGTCGTTCGGCCACACCAATCGGATATTCATCTACCAACCCGTCAACCATTTCCATGGCGACAAGGCTAACGCTTCGATAAACAAACATTTCGCCAAGGTGAGCGCGGAGGTGGCGATCGGCGTCGACGGGATGCCGGACAGCGACGCGGTCATCGCGACTTCCTGGCAGACGGCCTATCCCGTTTATAAGGTGGCCAACACGCGCCGCAAGATGTATTTCATTCAAGACCTGGAGACATTGTTCTATCCGGCCAGCGCGCAGGAACGATTCGCCGAAAACACCTATATGTTCGGCTTTGACTGTATAACGGCCGGACCTTGGCTGGCCAAGATAATGCGCGAGAAATATCACGAGCGGGCGGATTACTTCGACTTCGCTTACAACCCCGACATTTATTACCCGATGAACCTGCCCCGCCAGAAGAAGATCGTTTTTTACGCGCGGCAGGTAACGCCGAGACGCGGTTATGAACTGGGAGTCATCGCCCTCAAGCTGGTAAAGGAACGGCACCCAGAGTATGAATTCGATTTTGTCGGCTGGCCGCACGCGTCCAAGCTGACGTTTCCCTATAGGAATTTAGGGATATTATCCCAGGACAAACTGGCCGAGCTTTATAACGAGGCGACGCTCGGTTTTGTCATCTCTTTAACCAACCCGAGCCTGGTTAATAAAGAAATGATGGCCTGCGGCCTGCCGGTCGTGGATATCAAGGTCGATTCCACCGACGGCTTCTTCGGCGAGGGGACGATTCTGCTGGCCGAGCCGGATCCGATTAACCTGGCCAACGCCATCTGCTCGTTGATTGAAGACGAGTCCCGCCGCGACGAATTGGCGGCGCGGGCTTTGGAATATCTCGTCGACTATAATTGGGAGAAATCGGCCAGGGAAGTCGAGGCCATCATCAGGCGCAATCTGGGGGATAAGAATGCCGTCATACCTCGATAA
- a CDS encoding glycosyltransferase family 2 protein gives MGSQLIMSSDVRVTIVILTYNGAEYIGEVLSSVFKQKTDFPYEVLMIDSGSTDETLVVAEAYPVRLMKIDKGEFNHGETRNKGAAEARGEFVCYLTQDATPRDETWLQSMIEPFSRDKKIVAVFGKHVPRADCNPVTERDTNGVFAAISPDDRPVVRVITSDRDKEELENFRSMKGFYSDVNSCLRKSYWKEHPYKPLDYAEDQVFGREVLLSGHKIAYSPKAAVLHSHNYRPATFVRRFYDEYRGLNIAIGYRENITLLRLLPSAWRGWRADVKYIKGTGRYKLFRRVRWYWYAWLMNLGRRVGAYFAARYDRLPPGFERRMSLERGR, from the coding sequence ATGGGAAGTCAGCTGATCATGAGCTCCGACGTTCGCGTCACCATCGTTATCCTGACATATAACGGCGCTGAATATATAGGTGAGGTTCTAAGCTCGGTGTTTAAACAAAAGACCGATTTTCCTTACGAGGTTTTAATGATCGATTCCGGGTCGACTGACGAGACGCTGGTTGTGGCCGAGGCTTATCCCGTCAGGCTGATGAAAATCGATAAAGGTGAATTCAACCACGGCGAGACGCGCAACAAAGGAGCGGCTGAAGCCAGGGGCGAATTCGTCTGCTACCTTACGCAAGACGCGACGCCGAGGGACGAGACCTGGCTTCAATCTATGATTGAGCCGTTCTCGCGCGACAAGAAGATCGTCGCGGTCTTCGGCAAACACGTACCCCGGGCTGACTGCAATCCGGTTACGGAGCGGGACACCAACGGCGTTTTCGCGGCCATCAGCCCGGACGACCGACCGGTAGTCCGGGTGATTACGTCCGACCGGGACAAAGAGGAGTTGGAGAACTTTCGGAGCATGAAAGGTTTCTACTCCGACGTCAATTCGTGTCTTAGGAAGAGCTATTGGAAGGAGCACCCTTACAAGCCGCTCGATTACGCGGAAGACCAGGTCTTCGGTCGGGAGGTTCTTTTGAGCGGGCATAAAATCGCTTACAGTCCCAAAGCGGCGGTGCTGCATTCGCATAACTACCGTCCGGCGACGTTCGTCCGGCGTTTTTACGACGAATACCGCGGATTGAACATCGCCATCGGCTACCGGGAGAATATCACGTTGCTAAGGCTCTTACCGTCGGCTTGGCGGGGCTGGCGGGCTGACGTCAAATACATTAAGGGTACCGGACGGTACAAGCTGTTCAGGCGCGTCCGCTGGTACTGGTACGCCTGGTTGATGAATCTCGGCCGGCGTGTCGGGGCCTATTTCGCGGCCAGATACGATCGTTTGCCGCCGGGATTCGAACGGCGCATGTCACTGGAAAGGGGTCGTTAG
- a CDS encoding ABC transporter ATP-binding protein, translated as MEHSVEIRDVWKMFRIYHERRDSLKDILSGRGRTAYEEFWSLREINLDIPKGQTIGIIGENGSGKSTLLKCITGILRPNKGAIAVDGKISALLELGAGFEPNLTGRENIYLNGSILQMTRKQIDAKVDSIIAFSELERFIDTPVKNYSSGMHMRLGFAIAINVNPDVLLIDEVLAVGDEAFQSKCYDAVIDIKNRGKTIILVTHDLEAVRKFCDSAVWLDGGRLMREGSTGDVIDAYRVEVHKKEREKMLQGVDEILPRGNRYGSGEARVTKLEMLDKNGQSVRGFDLGEPVKVVMDYEARPDLGELIFGVSIFAKDGTYCFGTNTGVDGLTISSSKGKGTVTLVFESLPLMAGTYLLDIGLFDQNAKHPYDYLSRTFDFKVRGGKKGESGFFHLNHEWEVS; from the coding sequence ATGGAGCACTCAGTCGAAATTCGCGACGTCTGGAAGATGTTCCGCATATATCACGAGAGGCGCGACTCTCTGAAGGACATCCTGTCGGGCCGCGGGCGGACGGCATACGAAGAATTCTGGAGTCTGCGTGAGATTAACCTGGATATTCCCAAAGGCCAGACCATCGGCATTATCGGGGAAAACGGGTCAGGCAAAAGCACTTTGTTGAAGTGCATCACGGGAATCCTGAGACCGAACAAAGGCGCCATCGCCGTTGACGGGAAGATATCGGCCCTGCTGGAACTGGGGGCCGGGTTCGAGCCCAACCTGACGGGCCGGGAAAACATCTACTTGAACGGTTCGATTCTGCAGATGACGCGGAAGCAGATAGACGCGAAGGTGGACTCCATCATCGCTTTTTCGGAACTGGAACGGTTCATCGACACCCCCGTCAAGAACTATTCGTCCGGCATGCATATGCGGTTAGGTTTTGCCATCGCTATCAACGTTAATCCTGACGTGTTGCTGATCGACGAGGTTCTGGCGGTCGGCGACGAGGCGTTTCAATCCAAATGCTACGACGCCGTCATCGATATCAAAAACAGGGGCAAAACGATTATCCTGGTGACGCACGACTTGGAGGCCGTCCGTAAATTCTGTGATTCCGCGGTCTGGCTGGACGGCGGCAGGTTGATGCGGGAGGGCTCGACGGGCGACGTTATCGACGCCTACAGGGTGGAAGTACACAAGAAGGAACGGGAGAAGATGCTTCAGGGCGTGGATGAGATCTTGCCTAGAGGCAACCGCTACGGTTCCGGCGAAGCCCGCGTAACCAAGCTGGAGATGCTCGATAAAAACGGGCAATCGGTTAGGGGCTTTGACCTGGGCGAGCCTGTCAAAGTTGTGATGGATTATGAAGCCCGGCCAGATCTGGGGGAACTGATATTCGGCGTCTCCATATTTGCCAAGGACGGAACCTATTGTTTCGGCACCAACACCGGCGTCGACGGCTTAACGATATCCTCTTCAAAAGGCAAGGGCACGGTTACTCTGGTCTTTGAGTCACTGCCTTTGATGGCCGGAACGTATCTTCTGGATATCGGTTTGTTCGATCAGAACGCCAAACATCCGTACGATTATCTCAGCCGGACTTTTGATTTCAAGGTTCGCGGCGGCAAGAAGGGAGAAAGCGGTTTCTTCCACTTAAATCATGAATGGGAAGTCAGCTGA
- a CDS encoding ABC transporter permease, with translation MIAKLRELYAYRELLLNLVKKELKLRYRGSVLGFLWSLLNPLLMMLVFTFVFANVFKLGIKDFPVFLLVGLLPWNFFSGAVSSSTGSIINYGHLVKKVYFPREILPISYVLADLVNFLLAMLVLIPFLIYYGYNFYIYIPLVLVVIVLQVCLTLGFAFILSSLNVFFRDIQYIVGVIMLILFYATPIIYSLEMIQNMSFMKEHPWLLTVYQLNPLTALITMYRNMLYNMALPSLKIIGFSIGVSLAVLFLGYFIFHKMEPRFAEEV, from the coding sequence ATGATCGCCAAGTTAAGAGAGCTATACGCCTATCGTGAACTTTTGCTGAACCTGGTTAAGAAGGAACTTAAATTAAGATACCGAGGGTCGGTGCTCGGATTCTTATGGTCGCTTTTAAATCCGCTCCTCATGATGCTGGTCTTTACTTTTGTCTTCGCCAATGTTTTCAAGCTGGGCATCAAGGATTTTCCGGTGTTCTTGCTGGTCGGCTTGTTGCCCTGGAACTTTTTCAGCGGCGCCGTGTCCTCGTCCACCGGTTCCATCATCAACTACGGCCATCTGGTAAAGAAGGTCTACTTTCCCCGGGAGATCTTGCCGATTTCGTACGTGCTGGCCGACCTGGTCAATTTCCTGCTAGCCATGTTGGTGCTTATCCCGTTCTTGATCTATTACGGCTACAACTTCTATATATACATCCCGCTCGTGCTGGTCGTGATCGTTCTTCAGGTGTGCCTGACGCTCGGTTTCGCCTTTATCTTATCCAGCCTCAACGTGTTCTTTCGCGACATCCAGTACATTGTTGGCGTCATCATGCTGATTCTTTTCTACGCGACGCCCATCATCTACAGCCTGGAAATGATCCAGAATATGTCGTTTATGAAAGAACACCCCTGGTTATTGACGGTTTACCAGCTCAATCCGCTGACGGCCTTGATTACGATGTATCGCAACATGCTTTACAATATGGCGCTGCCGTCGCTTAAGATCATCGGTTTCTCCATCGGAGTTTCCCTGGCCGTCCTGTTCCTCGGCTACTTCATTTTCCACAAGATGGAACCGAGATTCGCGGAAGAGGTGTAA
- the rfbD gene encoding dTDP-4-dehydrorhamnose reductase, with product MKILITGAEGQLGRDLVAALGGNHDLYPFDLDLDITDGAAVWHKTQDIKPEIIINCAAYTDVDGCETNVDAAYLANAVGPQNLALAAKDLSVPLVTISTDYVFDGTKATPYDEFDTMNPAGVYGRSKMAGEILTRNICPEHYIIRTAWLYGRTGKNFVKTILKLAEERDELTVVDDQIGSPTYSVDLAGRIIELMTTGWYGTYHVTNSGNASWYEFAKEILKAVGKEGVNVRPMKTKDLDRPAPRPANSVLDNRMTRLRGLADLRDYHQALAAYFGSDRP from the coding sequence ATGAAGATCCTAATCACTGGCGCGGAAGGACAGCTCGGCCGGGACCTGGTCGCTGCGCTCGGCGGTAATCACGACCTATATCCGTTCGACCTCGATTTGGACATAACAGACGGGGCGGCGGTCTGGCATAAGACACAGGACATAAAGCCGGAAATAATCATAAACTGCGCCGCTTACACCGATGTAGACGGTTGCGAGACCAATGTGGACGCGGCTTACCTGGCCAACGCCGTCGGTCCGCAAAACCTGGCTTTGGCCGCGAAAGACCTGTCCGTGCCGTTGGTAACCATCAGCACGGACTATGTTTTTGACGGGACAAAGGCTACTCCATACGACGAATTCGACACTATGAATCCGGCCGGCGTCTACGGCCGGTCAAAAATGGCCGGCGAGATTCTGACCAGAAATATCTGCCCCGAACATTACATTATCCGCACCGCCTGGCTATACGGCCGGACCGGGAAAAACTTTGTTAAGACGATTCTCAAGTTGGCGGAGGAGCGCGACGAGCTGACCGTTGTGGACGACCAAATCGGCTCGCCGACCTATTCCGTCGACCTGGCCGGCCGGATTATTGAACTGATGACGACCGGCTGGTACGGCACATATCACGTGACGAATTCCGGCAATGCCAGCTGGTACGAATTCGCCAAGGAGATCCTGAAAGCGGTCGGCAAGGAAGGCGTTAACGTGCGGCCAATGAAAACAAAAGACCTGGACCGCCCGGCGCCGCGGCCCGCGAATTCGGTCCTCGATAACCGCATGACGCGGCTGAGGGGCCTGGCAGACCTGAGGGATTACCATCAAGCTTTGGCCGCTTACTTCGGGAGCGACCGCCCATGA
- the rfbB gene encoding dTDP-glucose 4,6-dehydratase, translating into MRLLVTGGAGFIGSNFIRYMLDKYPDYEIVNLDKLTYAGNLENLRDVEKDPRYSFVKGDICDAKWIDDLAKNVDAIINFAAESHVDRSIEDPQSFVVTDVLGTQNILEAVKNNKVERFLHISTDEVYGSIPEGRSSVETDPIEPNSPYSASKAGGDLLCRAYFETYGTPVMITRSSNNFGPYQYPEKLISLLTTNAIDGLPLTVYGDGLNVRDWIYVMDNCEGLDAVFHKGKIGEVYNIGGGNEKTNLEIVKQIVAETGAPDSLITYVDDRLGHDRRYSLDSTKAKALGWAPRRDFRDAMSETIRWYQENEAWWRPLK; encoded by the coding sequence ATGAGACTCCTTGTGACTGGCGGGGCGGGATTTATAGGCTCCAACTTCATCCGCTATATGCTCGACAAATATCCCGACTACGAGATCGTTAACCTGGACAAACTGACTTACGCCGGGAACCTCGAGAACCTCCGGGATGTCGAGAAAGACCCCCGCTATTCGTTCGTTAAGGGCGACATCTGCGACGCCAAGTGGATAGACGACTTGGCCAAGAACGTCGACGCCATCATAAACTTCGCGGCTGAGAGCCACGTCGACCGGTCTATCGAGGATCCGCAATCCTTTGTCGTCACGGACGTCCTGGGCACCCAAAACATTCTGGAAGCCGTCAAGAACAACAAGGTGGAAAGGTTCCTTCACATTTCCACCGACGAGGTCTACGGCTCCATTCCCGAGGGCCGGTCGTCGGTCGAAACCGATCCCATCGAGCCCAATAGCCCTTATTCGGCCAGCAAGGCCGGCGGGGATTTGCTCTGCCGGGCTTATTTTGAGACTTACGGAACGCCGGTCATGATTACCCGGTCGTCGAACAATTTCGGCCCCTACCAGTATCCGGAAAAACTGATTTCCTTGCTGACGACGAACGCCATCGACGGTCTGCCGCTGACGGTTTATGGCGACGGCCTGAACGTCCGGGACTGGATTTACGTGATGGACAACTGCGAGGGGCTTGACGCGGTCTTTCACAAAGGCAAGATCGGGGAAGTGTACAACATAGGCGGCGGCAACGAGAAGACCAACCTGGAAATCGTCAAACAGATCGTCGCCGAAACAGGAGCCCCCGACAGCCTGATTACCTACGTCGACGACCGTTTGGGCCACGACCGCCGCTACTCGCTGGATTCCACAAAGGCCAAAGCGCTGGGCTGGGCCCCACGCCGCGACTTTAGGGACGCGATGTCAGAGACCATCAGATGGTATCAGGAGAACGAGGCCTGGTGGCGGCCCCTTAAATGA
- a CDS encoding four helix bundle protein has product MREFGFERLEVWQRAVSYYTRVCDTEKVFPRNEMFGQVSQLKSSALSISLNIAEGSGRQHKKEFKQFLGIARGSVFETVTNLYAARQRGLLSEEDFTRLYDEGAVIAKMISSLMNKTG; this is encoded by the coding sequence TTGAGAGAATTCGGGTTTGAACGGCTAGAAGTTTGGCAAAGAGCCGTCAGCTATTATACGCGAGTTTGTGATACAGAGAAGGTATTTCCGAGAAACGAGATGTTTGGACAAGTATCTCAGTTAAAGTCCTCGGCCCTTTCAATATCACTGAATATCGCTGAAGGTTCGGGAAGGCAACACAAGAAGGAGTTCAAACAATTCTTGGGAATTGCTAGAGGCTCAGTTTTTGAGACTGTAACCAATCTATATGCGGCAAGGCAACGAGGTCTGCTAAGCGAAGAAGACTTCACTCGACTCTATGATGAAGGTGCTGTGATAGCCAAGATGATAAGCTCGTTAATGAACAAGACAGGATGA
- a CDS encoding dTDP-4-dehydrorhamnose 3,5-epimerase family protein, whose protein sequence is MIEGVKVKKLKVVPDERGRLMEILRSDDELFDKFGQVYMTTNYPGVVKAWHYHKNQTDNVACVKGVIKLVMFDSRDGSPTKGQINELFIGDHNPMLVQIPDNVYHGWKCVSETESVVVNCPTELYDYKNPDEYRLPYDSDEIPYDWGIKHG, encoded by the coding sequence ATGATAGAAGGGGTTAAGGTCAAGAAGCTCAAAGTAGTGCCCGACGAGCGGGGACGTTTGATGGAGATATTGCGCAGCGACGACGAACTGTTTGACAAGTTCGGCCAGGTATACATGACAACCAACTATCCCGGAGTCGTTAAAGCCTGGCACTACCACAAAAACCAGACTGATAACGTCGCCTGCGTTAAGGGCGTGATTAAGCTGGTCATGTTTGATTCACGCGACGGCAGCCCGACCAAAGGCCAGATCAACGAGCTCTTCATCGGCGATCACAATCCGATGCTCGTGCAGATACCGGATAACGTCTACCACGGTTGGAAGTGCGTCAGCGAGACGGAATCCGTCGTCGTGAACTGCCCGACCGAACTCTACGATTATAAGAATCCGGATGAATACCGGTTGCCTTACGATTCCGACGAGATCCCGTACGACTGGGGCATCAAACACGGCTAG
- a CDS encoding glucose-1-phosphate thymidylyltransferase, with translation MKALILSGGTGTRLRPITHTSAKQLVPIANKPVLFYAIEAVRDAGITDVGIIVGDTREEVKAAVGDGSQWGIKTTYIEQDAPRGLAHTVLIAEPFLKDDSFVMFLGDNLIKDGITSLVEEFAKNKPNAQILLARVREPERFGVAELRDGKIVCLVEKPKEPATDLALVGVYMFDKNIFDAVKAIKPSWRNELEITDAIQYMVDQGLIVTPHIIDGWWKDTGKREDILEANRIMLEDIKTRQDGSVDADTVIEGNVVVESGAVVTNSRLIGPAIIGANARIKDAVIGPYASIYFDTVIENAQIENSVVLEGTSIVGPKSRLVDCLIGKNVEIQTVDHRPDAYSFMVGDNSQIDII, from the coding sequence TTGAAAGCTTTGATACTTAGCGGCGGCACCGGTACGCGGCTTCGTCCCATAACCCACACCAGCGCCAAGCAGCTGGTGCCTATAGCCAATAAACCGGTTCTTTTCTACGCCATCGAGGCGGTTCGGGACGCCGGCATAACGGATGTCGGCATCATCGTCGGCGACACGCGCGAAGAGGTAAAGGCCGCGGTCGGCGACGGTAGCCAGTGGGGCATTAAAACCACCTATATAGAGCAGGACGCGCCCAGGGGACTGGCGCACACGGTCTTAATCGCGGAACCTTTCTTAAAAGACGACAGTTTCGTCATGTTCTTGGGCGACAACTTGATCAAAGACGGAATCACCTCTTTGGTCGAGGAATTCGCCAAAAACAAGCCCAACGCCCAGATTTTGCTAGCCCGGGTGAGGGAGCCGGAGAGATTCGGCGTCGCCGAGTTGCGCGACGGCAAAATCGTCTGTTTGGTTGAGAAACCTAAGGAACCCGCAACTGATCTCGCGCTGGTCGGCGTTTATATGTTCGATAAGAACATTTTTGACGCGGTCAAGGCGATCAAACCGAGCTGGCGCAATGAACTGGAGATAACGGACGCCATCCAATATATGGTCGACCAGGGCCTGATCGTCACCCCGCACATTATTGACGGCTGGTGGAAAGACACCGGCAAACGTGAGGACATCCTGGAGGCCAACAGGATCATGCTGGAGGATATAAAGACCAGGCAGGACGGCAGCGTCGACGCGGACACCGTGATAGAAGGCAACGTCGTCGTCGAGAGCGGAGCGGTCGTCACCAACAGCCGGTTGATCGGACCGGCCATAATCGGCGCCAATGCGAGGATCAAGGACGCCGTAATCGGTCCTTATGCCAGCATATACTTCGACACCGTGATTGAGAACGCGCAGATTGAGAACAGCGTCGTTTTGGAGGGCACTTCCATTGTCGGCCCGAAGAGCCGCCTGGTGGATTGCCTGATCGGCAAGAATGTGGAGATACAAACGGTCGATCACCGGCCGGACGCTTATAGTTTCATGGTCGGCGACAACAGTCAGATAGACATTATTTAG
- a CDS encoding FG-GAP-like repeat-containing protein, translated as MKIFKLTICLFVSLFIFLALFSPAALAVDSDFNGDGSDEIAAMYDYPLYCSALWVWSKSGSMMNPTPWWASTYGSWNATNSKVVTGEFNGDAYDDVLALQSYPLSCAALWQFSSNGAGRFTQQAVWASMSGGFNVDLAKIAAGDFDGDGRSEIIALYEYPQSCAALWFFDYDGSKWTCNPIWASASGAFSVPGCQVAAGDFDNDGAAEFSVLQPFPQSCAAIWVFDKGATSWTARPWWASPSGGWNVASSKMVAGDFDGDGIDDLAAQYQYPANCAALWMFKSDGGRFTYTPWWASKSGAWDATKTKLVAGDTDNDTRDELYALYDYPLSCAALWEADSTGYSFNVYPVWASKSGAWDVKKSRLAGGNTFLPVRYPVGGQQIDINLSTQTLLCGETYYGEWREGVFFYDFSPIFSTLVSSGRPPFNTPAGYFSVYAKDPTVDMSGFGGTAEYYYVPNVPYVLWFTGNYSIHGAYWHNDFGNVRSHGCVNVPVDAAAWIYNWAPIGTPVYVHY; from the coding sequence ATGAAAATATTCAAACTTACCATTTGTCTTTTTGTCTCCCTGTTTATCTTCTTGGCCTTGTTTTCGCCCGCGGCCCTGGCCGTGGATAGCGATTTCAACGGCGACGGCAGCGACGAGATCGCCGCGATGTACGATTATCCGCTTTACTGCAGTGCCTTATGGGTATGGTCGAAATCCGGCTCGATGATGAACCCAACGCCCTGGTGGGCCAGCACTTACGGCAGCTGGAACGCGACCAATTCCAAGGTCGTCACCGGCGAATTCAACGGAGACGCTTACGACGACGTCCTGGCTTTGCAGAGTTATCCTTTGTCATGCGCGGCCCTTTGGCAATTCTCCTCAAACGGGGCCGGCCGTTTTACCCAGCAAGCGGTCTGGGCCAGCATGTCAGGGGGATTCAACGTAGATCTGGCCAAGATAGCGGCCGGAGATTTCGACGGCGACGGCCGGTCGGAGATTATAGCCCTATACGAATATCCTCAGTCCTGCGCCGCGCTTTGGTTCTTCGACTATGACGGCTCCAAATGGACCTGCAACCCTATATGGGCCAGCGCTTCCGGCGCGTTCTCCGTTCCCGGCTGTCAGGTGGCCGCAGGGGATTTCGACAACGACGGCGCGGCGGAGTTTTCCGTCCTTCAGCCATTCCCACAGTCCTGCGCCGCCATATGGGTGTTTGATAAGGGCGCGACTTCCTGGACGGCGAGGCCTTGGTGGGCCAGCCCGTCGGGCGGCTGGAACGTTGCCTCGTCCAAGATGGTGGCCGGCGATTTTGACGGCGACGGCATTGACGACCTGGCCGCGCAATACCAGTACCCTGCTAATTGCGCCGCTCTCTGGATGTTCAAATCGGACGGCGGCAGATTTACATATACTCCCTGGTGGGCCAGTAAATCAGGGGCTTGGGACGCGACTAAGACCAAACTCGTTGCCGGAGATACGGATAACGACACCAGGGATGAGCTTTACGCCTTATACGATTATCCGTTGAGCTGCGCCGCTTTGTGGGAAGCGGATTCAACAGGCTATTCCTTTAACGTCTATCCCGTCTGGGCCAGTAAATCCGGCGCCTGGGACGTCAAAAAGAGCCGTCTGGCCGGCGGAAACACGTTCTTGCCGGTACGCTACCCGGTCGGCGGCCAGCAGATCGATATCAATCTGTCTACGCAGACGCTACTTTGCGGTGAAACCTATTACGGCGAATGGCGCGAGGGCGTATTCTTCTATGATTTCTCCCCCATCTTCTCAACGCTTGTTTCCTCGGGGCGGCCGCCGTTCAACACTCCGGCGGGCTATTTCTCCGTCTACGCCAAGGATCCGACCGTGGATATGTCCGGATTCGGCGGCACGGCCGAGTATTACTATGTTCCCAACGTTCCGTATGTTCTCTGGTTTACCGGCAACTACTCGATTCACGGCGCGTACTGGCACAACGACTTCGGCAACGTCCGCTCCCACGGTTGCGTAAACGTACCGGTGGACGCGGCCGCCTGGATCTATAACTGGGCGCCGATCGGGACGCCGGTATACGTCCACTATTAG